From Planctomycetia bacterium:
GAATATTTTGAAATGAAAACAGGATTGCCGTTATGAATACCGACCAGCTTGCCGGCAACTGGAAACAACTCAAAGGGAAGATGAAAGAACGCTGGGGAAAGTTCACCGACGATGACGTGAAAGTGATCGAAGGAAAGAAAGACCAACTCGTCGGTAGGTTGCAAGAGCGTTACGGCTACACGCGCGAGCAAGCCGAACGAGAAGCGAACGACTTCTGCTCGGATTGCTAAATACGCGCACCGCGAGAATTTAAGAAGGCGGCGAAGCAGACTACAGCTGAATCATCGCGCTCGCGATGTTTTATTGCGAGCAATTCAGCGGCATCTTGAAATCACAATATAAAAGGGAACTTGAACATGGCTACGAAACAATTGCCCCCCGGCCAGAAGAACGACGCAGCGAATTCTCCGGCAGATGAGATCATGATTACGCGCGAACGACTCATCGAGTTGCTCAACGAAGACCTACGGCGCGAGTATCAAGCCGTGATCGCTTATGTCGCCTACTCGCAGGTGATCAAAGGGGCCGAGTTCATGACGATCGCGAAGGAGCTCGAAAAGCATGCTTCTGAAGAGCTCAGCCACGCGCTCGTTATCGCGAAGCAGATCGATTATCTCGGTGGCGATCCGGCCGTGGTGCCGATGCCCGTGAAGACTTCGAAAGACTCGCGCGACCTATTACGCTTCGACCTGGATAACGAAACCGAAACGATCGGACACTATCGCACGCGCGTGAAGCAATGCGAAGCGTTGGGCGAGTTCGCCATAGCCGAACACATTCGCCGCATCTTAGTCGACGAACAAGACCACCAGATCGAGCTCGCGACGGCACTGGGGATCGACGTACCCCGAACTTGATGCCATGTAGGGTCGCATAGTCGGATGCATCGATTCGTTGACATTCGATCCGGCATCCGAGGATACTTCACCGAAATCGTTCGATGGGATATGCTTGCCGATTCGTGTCGGTCGCAAAAAGACCAAGATCCGGTTTCGCCGAGCCAATGGAGTATCTCAAGATAT
This genomic window contains:
- a CDS encoding CsbD family protein encodes the protein MNTDQLAGNWKQLKGKMKERWGKFTDDDVKVIEGKKDQLVGRLQERYGYTREQAEREANDFCSDC
- a CDS encoding ferritin-like domain-containing protein gives rise to the protein MITRERLIELLNEDLRREYQAVIAYVAYSQVIKGAEFMTIAKELEKHASEELSHALVIAKQIDYLGGDPAVVPMPVKTSKDSRDLLRFDLDNETETIGHYRTRVKQCEALGEFAIAEHIRRILVDEQDHQIELATALGIDVPRT